A section of the Paramisgurnus dabryanus chromosome 4, PD_genome_1.1, whole genome shotgun sequence genome encodes:
- the LOC135785882 gene encoding uncharacterized protein isoform X1 has protein sequence MSLVVLLIFFGLLGQTCENLNNVSCSASSTVTPHNVSASNTTVMEKAQTINSVLRQWPAANRTETKVIRRGPYVFARQYWYPSLEIALKRPQPTSPAFTMAITPTLSNTAQPSNIIPTNTTKKKTTSRQISPTTEPTTSTVPPTIITPISTDLQQQTTESGQLTIATNSGLSTNTSSQQTGITSKHTMTPPLTSTPQATTLTEQINNTTKLTTTTNIQQPKITESVGTATSVQETTIPGDTTDEKTWSAVSSTNLPTTTGKIKFTPASPDTAFAQTSSVESGTTKLATTAIPETGTTVEGPVRPTSLVSTATGTTKRPTTALPKTDKTVKTTMQEVTTETVTQSGSTAEEITRTSENPKMNTTHETPNKITESVSEMVPSPATISTGVAESNGSAATTRSTGVSSAFPATASGTDSSASIAHTTLEEQSTFASITANESGTRTAATVINEPETHPTKTTRAEHESATQVKPVTVAHTLEGQTSGIRITQEPATQIDNDSTPPKTSASELSHVTMEPSPGKTESGTQVSVNPPTEAYTSEGFTTVIKVTQETVTQADNDTASTAHITNTEESTNVTTTASVPGTHPSVNTITEMDTDVTQTTPAEGSSSVINSATEETSTTTTGLAKMSTLSKTSISAPDLSHVTMEPLPHKTDSQTQVSVNPPTEAHASEGPTTVFTVTQEPATQVDTTFKELNTEGLTNAPTIATDSETSTSASVKNESKTTPVEDSSPAINSATEETTTWLATASTLPKSSTSAPDLSHVTMEPSPDITDSTTQVSVNSPTEAHASEGPTPVFTVTQEPATQVDTTFKEFNTEGLTNAPTIATDSGTSTSASVKNESKTTPVEDSSPAINSATEETTTWLATASTLPKSSTSAPDLSHVTMEPSPDITDSTTQVSVNSPTEAHASEGPTPVFTVTQEPATQVDNDTASTAHITFTKSNTEESTNATTTASVPGTHTSVKAINETDTDVTQTTPAEGSSTVIKSATEDTSTTTTGLAKVSTLSKTSTSVPELPHVTMEPSSAKTESATQVSMKPVTEAHASEGPTTVIKETQEPATQADNDTASTAHITFTESNTEESTNVPTTPNESGTSTSASVVNESETSASKTTPVEGSSAINSSTEGMRTTTPGLAKMSTLPKNSIFVPELPHVTMEPSSPKTESATQASMKPVTEAHASEGPTTVIKETQEPATEADNDTASTAHITFTESNTEESTNVPTTPNESGTSTSASVVNESETSASKTTPVEGSSAINSSTEGMRTTTPGLAKMSTLPQNSISVPELPHVTMEPSSPKTESATQASMKPVTEAHASEGPTTVIKETQEPATEADNDTASTAHITFTESNTEESTNVPTTPNESGTSTSASVVNESETIASKTTPVEGSSAINSSTEGMRTTTPGLAKMSTLPKNSISVPELPHVTVEPSSPKTESATQASMKPVTEAHASEGPTTVIKETQEPATEADNDTASTAHITFTESNTEESTNVPTTPNESGTSTSASVVNESETSASKATPVEGSSAINSSTEGMRTTTAGQAKMSTLPKNSISVPELPHVTMEPSSPKTESATQVSMKPVTEAHASEGPTTVIKETQEPATQDDNDTASTAHITFTESNTEESTNVPTTPNESGTSTSASVVNESETSASKATPVEGSSAVNSSTEGMRTTTPGLAKVSTLSKTSTSVPELPHVTMEPSSPKTESATQASMKPVTEAHASEGPTTIIKETQEPATQADNDTASTAHITFTESNTEESTNVPTTPNESGTSTSASVLNESETSASKTTPVEGSSAINSSTEGMRTTTPGLAKVSTLSKNSMSVPELPHVTMEPSSPKTESATQVSMKPVTQEPATQDTNNSLSTAHESNTNKSTNATTAASAPGTNTSANGINETKPNATKATPVEGSSVKNSSTEGTRTTTTGLAKVSTLPKNSTTEPELPHVTMKPSPAKSESPIQVAPTASKPNASATTVILDLYTAPPFLNEGGIGLTFSLNDTFEPTYKTRTTPTFLILANKVVNMINKLYKEKFKEFKRSRVNSFSKGSIVVDMTLVFENTSVVPSILQVEDVLYNAVEIDNPMKVIIGTIKAEPLATTTAITTPSHANIVQNTTMNLTAITGHTNTASTWMIHYSIVAITATIIVFVTQA, from the exons GAGGGGGCCATATGTTTTTGCAAGACAGTACTGGTATCCCAGTTTAGAAATAG CTCTTAAAAGACCACAACCCACATCACCTGCATTTACAATGGCCATAACACCAACATTATCAAATACAGCACAGCCATCAAACATCATACCAACAAACACAACCAAAAAGAAAACTACCTCGAGACAAATATCACCAACTACAGAGCCAACAACATCAACAGTGCCACCAACAATCATCACTCCAATATCAACAGACTTACAACAACAAACTACTGAATCAGGACAACTAACAATTGCAACAAATTCCGGACTTTCAACAAACACCTCAAGTCAACAAACAGGCATCACATCAAAGCACACAATGACACCTCCATTAACCAGTACCCCACAAGCAACTACATTAACGGagcaaataaacaacacaacaaAGCTGACAACAACTACCAATATACAACAACCGAAGATTACAGAATCAGTGGGTACAGCTACTAGTGTACAAGAAACAACTATACCGGGTGACACAACTGATGAAAAAACATGGAGTGCAGTTTCATCTACAAATCTGCCAACTACAACTGGAAAAATAAAATTCACACCAGCATCACCGGACACAGCATTTGCTCAGACTTCTTCAGTGGAATCAGGAACCACAAAATTGGCAACAACCGCAATACCCGAAACAG GTACAACAGTTGAAGGACCAGTCAGACCAACATCCCTGGTCTCCACAGCAACTGGAACAACAAAAAGGCCGACAACTGCATTGCCCAAAACAG ACAAAACcgttaaaacaacaatgcaagaGGTTACAACAGAAACAGTGACGCAATCTGGCTCAACTGCAGAGGAAATCACAAGAACTTCTGAAAATCCCAAAATGAACACAACACATGAAACTCCCAACAAAATAACAGAGTCTGTATCTGAAATGGTACCATCACCAGCAACCATATCAACTGGAGTAGCAGAATCAAATGGTAGTGCAGCTACAACAAGATCAACAGGAGTGTCATCAGCATTCCCAGCAACTGCATCAGGGACAGACAGTTCTGCTTCAATAGCGCATACTACACTGGAAGAACAATCAACATTTGCATCAATTACAGCTAATGAATCAGGGACAAGAACCGCAGCAACTGTTATAAATGAACCAGAAACACATCCGACCAAGACCACACGAGCTGAGCATGAATCTGCTACACAGGTGAAGCCAGTTACTGTGGCTCATACCTTAGAGGGACAGACCTCTGGCATTAGAATAACACAAGAGCCTGCAACACAAATTGATAATGATTCTACTCCTCCTAAAACCTCAGCATCAGAATTATCTCATGTTACAATGGAGCCTTCACCAGGCAAAACTGAATCTGGAACACAAGTTTCCGTTAACCCACCAACAGAAGCTTATACCTCAGAAGGATTTACAACTGTCATCAAAGTAACTCAAGAGACTGTTACACAAGCTGATAATGATACTGCATCAACAGCACATATTACTAACACTGAAGAATCAACAAATGTGACTACTACAGCAAGTGTACCGGGTACCCACCCATCAGTAAATACTATAACTGAAATGGATACCGATGTAACCCAGACTACACCAGCTGAGGGTTCATCCTCTGTAATAAATTCTGCAACAGAAGAAACAAGCACAACAACAACAGGCCTAGCAAAGATGTCTACTCTTTCCAAAACTTCAATCTCTGCACCAGATTTATCTCATGTTACAATGGAGCCTTTACCACACAAAACTGATTCTCAAACACAAGTTTCTGTTAACCCACCAACAGAAGCTCATGCCTCAGAAGGACCTACAACTGTCTTCACAGTAACACAAGAGCCTGCAACACAAGTTGATACTACATTTAAGGAATTAAACACAGAGGGACTAACAAATGCACCTACTATAGCAACTGATTCAGAAACAAGCACATCAGCAAGTGTTAAAAATGAATCCAAGACTACACCAGTTGAGGATTCATCCCCTGCAATAAATTCTGCAACAGAAGAAACAACAACTTGGCTAGCAACGGCGTCTACTCTTCCTAAAAGCTCAACCTCGGCACCAGATTTATCTCATGTTACAATGGAGCCTTCACCAGACATAACTGATTCTACAACACAAGTTTCTGTTAACTCACCAACGGAAGCTCATGCCTCAGAAGGACCTACACCTGTCTTCACAGTAACACAAGAGCCTGCAACACAAGTTGATACTACATTTAAGGAATTTAACACAGAGGGACTAACAAATGCACCTACTATAGCAACTGATTCAGGAACAAGCACATCAGCAAGTGTTAAAAATGAATCCAAGACTACACCAGTTGAGGATTCATCCCCTGCAATAAATTCTGCAACAGAAGAAACAACAACTTGGCTAGCAACGGCGTCTACTCTTCCTAAAAGCTCAACCTCGGCACCAGATTTATCTCATGTTACAATGGAGCCTTCACCAGACATAACTGATTCTACAACACAAGTTTCTGTTAACTCACCAACGGAAGCTCATGCCTCAGAAGGACCTACACCTGTTTTCACAGTAACACAAGAGCCTGCAACACAAGTTGATAATGATACTGCATCAACAGCACATATTACGTTTACCAAATCAAACACAGAAGAATCAACAAATGCAACTACTACAGCAAGTGTACCAGGTACCCACACATCAGTAAAGGCTATAAATGAAACGGATACAGATGTTACCCAGACTACACCAGCTGAGGGTTCATCTACTGTAATAAAATCTGCAACAGAAGATACAAGCACAACAACAACAGGCCTAGCAAAGGTGTCAACTCTTTCCAAAACTTCAACCTCTGTACCAGAATTACCTCATGTTACAATGGAGCCTTCATCAGCCAAAACTGAATCTGCAACACAAGTGTCAATGAAGCCAGTAACAGAAGCTCATGCCTCAGAAGGACCTACAACTGTCATCAAAGAAACACAAGAGCCTGCAACACAAGCTGATAACGATACTGCATCAACAGCACATATTACGTTTACTGAATCAAACACAGAAGAATCAACAAATGTGCCTACTACACCAAATGAATCAGGAACAAGCACATCAGCAAGTGTTGTAAATGAATCAGAAACAAGTGCATCCAAGACTACCCCAGTTGAGGGTTCATCTGCAATAAATTCTTCCACAGAAGGTATGAGGACAACAACACCAGGCCTAGCAAAGATGTCCACTCTTCCCAAAAACTCAATCTTTGTACCAGAATTACCTCATGTTACAATGGAGCCTTCATCACCCAAAACTGAATCTGCAACACAAGCATCAATGAAGCCAGTAACAGAAGCTCATGCCTCAGAAGGACCTACAACTGTCATCAAAGAAACACAAGAGCCTGCAACAGAAGCTGATAACGATACTGCATCAACAGCACATATTACGTTTACTGAATCAAACACAGAAGAATCAACAAATGTGCCTACTACACCAAATGAATCAGGAACAAGCACATCAGCAAGTGTTGTAAATGAATCAGAAACAAGTGCATCCAAGACTACCCCAGTTGAGGGTTCATCTGCAATAAATTCTTCCACAGAAGGTATGAGGACAACAACACCAGGCCTAGCAAAGATGTCCACTCTTCCCCAAAACTCAATCTCTGTACCAGAATTACCTCATGTTACAATGGAGCCTTCATCACCCAAAACTGAATCTGCAACACAAGCATCAATGAAGCCAGTAACAGAAGCTCATGCCTCAGAAGGACCTACAACTGTCATCAAAGAAACACAAGAGCCTGCAACAGAAGCTGATAACGATACTGCATCAACAGCACATATTACGTTTACTGAATCAAACACAGAAGAATCAACAAATGTGCCTACTACACCAAATGAATCAGGAACAAGCACATCAGCAAGTGTTGTAAATGAATCAGAAACAATTGCATCCAAGACTACCCCAGTTGAGGGTTCATCTGCAATAAATTCTTCCACAGAAGGTATGAGGACAACAACACCAGGCCTAGCAAAGATGTCCACTCTTCCCAAAAACTCAATCTCTGTACCAGAATTACCTCATGTTACAGTGGAGCCTTCATCACCCAAAACTGAATCTGCAACACAAGCATCAATGAAGCCAGTAACAGAAGCTCATGCCTCAGAAGGACCTACAACTGTCATCAAAGAAACACAAGAGCCTGCAACAGAAGCTGATAACGATACTGCATCAACAGCACATATTACGTTTACTGAATCAAACACAGAAGAATCAACAAATGTGCCTACTACACCAAATGAATCAGGAACAAGCACATCAGCAAGTGTTGTAAATGAATCAGAAACAAGTGCATCCAAAGCTACCCCAGTTGAGGGTTCATCTGCAATAAATTCTTCCACAGAAGGTATGAGGACAACAACAGCAGGCCAAGCAAAGATGTCCACTCTTCCCAAAAACTCAATCTCTGTACCAGAATTACCCCATGTTACAATGGAGCCTTCATCACCCAAAACTGAATCTGCAACACAAGTGTCAATGAAACCAGTAACAGAAGCTCATGCCTCAGAAGGACCTACAACTGTCATCAAAGAAACACAAGAGCCTGCAACACAAGATGATAACGATACTGCATCAACAGCACATATTACGTTTACTGAATCAAACACAGAAGAATCAACAAATGTGCCTACTACACCAAATGAATCAGGAACAAGCACATCAGCAAGTGTTGTAAATGAATCAGAAACAAGTGCATCCAAAGCTACCCCAGTTGAGGGTTCATCTGCAGTAAATTCTTCCACAGAAGGTATGAGGACAACAACACCAGGCCTAGCAAAGGTGTCAACTCTTTCCAAAACTTCAACCTCTGTCCCAGAATTACCTCATGTTACAATGGAGCCTTCATCACCCAAAACTGAATCTGCAACACAAGCGTCAATGAAGCCAGTAACAGAAGCTCATGCCTCAGAAGGACCTACAACTATCATCAAAGAAACACAAGAGCCTGCAACACAAGCTGATAACGATACTGCATCAACAGCACATATTACGTTTACTGAATCAAACACAGAAGAATCAACAAATGTGCCTACTACACCAAATGAATCAGGAACAAGTACATCAGCAAGTGTTTTAAATGAATCAGAAACAAGTGCATCCAAGACTACCCCAGTTGAGGGTTCATCTGCAATAAATTCTTCCACAGAAGGTATGAGGACAACAACACCAGGCCTAGCAAAGGTGTCAACTCTTTCCAAAAACTCAATGTCTGTACCAGAATTACCTCATGTTACAATGGAGCCTTCATCACCCAAAACTGAATCTGCAACACAAGTGTCAATGAAGCCAGTAACACAAGAGCCTGCAACACAAGATACTAATAATTCTTTATCAACAGCACATGAATCGAACACAAACAAATCAACAAATGCAACTACTGCAGCAAGTGCACCGGGTACAAACACATCAGCAAATggtataaatgaaacaaaaccaAATGCAACCAAGGCTACACCAGTTGAAGGTTCATCTGTAAAAAATTCTTCAACAGAGGGTACGAGGACAACAACAACAGGCCTAGCAAAAGTGTCCACTCTTCCCAAAAACTCAACCACGGAACCAGAATTACCTCACGTTACAATGAAACCTTCACCAGCCAAAAGTGAATCTCCAATACAAGTTGCGCCAACTGCATCAAAACCAAATGCATCAGCTACAACTGTAATACTGGATTTGTATACTGCTCCTCCTTTTCTTAATGAGGGAGGCATAGGCTTAACATTCAGTCTAAATGACACTTTTGAGCCAACATATAAGACCAGAACAACCCCTACCTTCCTTATTCTGGCCAATAAAGTGGTTAACATG ATAAACAAACTTTACAAGGAAAAGTTTAAAGAATTCAAACGGTCAAGAGTCAACAGTTTCTC GAAGGGATCAATTGTAGTTGATATGACTCTGGTCTTTGAGAACACTTCTGTAGTCCCAAGCATCCTTCAAGTAGAAGATGTTCTATACAATGCTGTTGAGATTGACAATCCCATGAAAGTCATAATTGGAACAATTAAAGCAG AGCCTTTAGCTACTACAACTGCAATTACCACACCTAGTCATGCAAATATTGTACAAAATACTACTATGAACTTGACAGCAATCACAG GGCACACAAACACGGCATCTACATGGATGATTCACTATTCAATAGTGGCTATAACTGCCACCATCATTGTTTTTGTAACTCAAGCTTAA